GGTCCCCCGCCCCCCTGTGGGAAGGCTCAGCGGGTTCGGGTCAGCTGAGCAGGTCGTCCAGGTCGCCGGTCATGCAGTGCTCCACGACGGGCCGGACGGTGTCGAACGTGCACTCCTTGGCGTTGCCCGGGGTGCAGGCGTCACCGAGGACGTGGTGCGTGATGCGGTCCACGTCGGCGGCGTCGCCCGTGATCGCCTTGGCCTGTTCGTAGAACTTGGTCGGGCCCTGGCCGAGCCGGTTCTTGGAGTACGTGTCCTGATGGATGTCCGTGAACTTCTCCGGGATGCCGACGTCGCGCAGCAGCCGGATGCCCGCGGCGAGCGCCGCCTCGGCGGCCCTGACCTTGGTCATGCCGTGCGTGTCCACGCCCATCGCCTCGGCGATGTCCGCGAACCGCTCGTAGTGGGCGGGCATGTTGAACGCCCACACGCGGGGCAGCGCGATGGCGTTGTTGAGACCGTGGTGGGTGTCGTAGAAGGCACTGACGGCGTGCGAGATGGAGTGGATGATGCCCAGGCCGCCGGAGTTGAACGCCTGTGCCGCGATGTACTGCGCGTACATCATCCCCTCACGTCCGGCCAGGTCCTGGCCGTTCCACACCGCTTGCCTGAGGTGCCGGGCGGTGAGGCGGATGGCGTGCAGCGCGTTGCCCAGCGACGGCTGGAAGTTGAGCCGGGAGACGTACGGCTCGGAGGCGTGCGCGAGGACGTCGAAGCCGCACTGCGCCGTGTAGTCCAGCGGGCAGTCGTAGTACAGCGTCGGGTCGTCGATGGCGAGCGAGGCCACCGAGGCGTCGTCGAACGCCACGTACTTGTGCGGGTTGTCGGGGTCGGTCGTGGTGTCGGTGATGACGTACGCCCACGAGGTCTCCGAGCCGGTGCCGGCCGTGGTGGAGACCGCGATGTGCGGCGGGTTCCTGGGGTTCTCGGACTTGTTGAAGCCTTCGAAGTCGTTG
Above is a genomic segment from Streptomyces sp. SLBN-31 containing:
- the mdo gene encoding NDMA-dependent methanol dehydrogenase (This methanol dehydrogenase is considered a nicotinoprotein, since its NADP cofactor remains is not dissociable, but instead remains permanently bound. A member of this family has been shown to act as a formaldehyde dismutase, able to convert two molecules of formaldehyde (plus one water molecule) into one of methanol and one of formate, with no net change in its redox state. More recently, it was shown in Mycobacterium smegmatis that this enzyme is critical to ethanol utilization, for which the biosynthesis of the cofactor-like electron carrier mycofactocin is also required.) is translated as MQVEELLKPFPIKEFHPFPRALMGPGAHELIGPEAKKLGFRRTLVMTTGLRGSDTVHKIVESMKYHGLEVVVYDKVESNPKDYNVMDSVALYQENKCDSFVSIGGGSSHDACKGARISVAHDGRNVNDFEGFNKSENPRNPPHIAVSTTAGTGSETSWAYVITDTTTDPDNPHKYVAFDDASVASLAIDDPTLYYDCPLDYTAQCGFDVLAHASEPYVSRLNFQPSLGNALHAIRLTARHLRQAVWNGQDLAGREGMMYAQYIAAQAFNSGGLGIIHSISHAVSAFYDTHHGLNNAIALPRVWAFNMPAHYERFADIAEAMGVDTHGMTKVRAAEAALAAGIRLLRDVGIPEKFTDIHQDTYSKNRLGQGPTKFYEQAKAITGDAADVDRITHHVLGDACTPGNAKECTFDTVRPVVEHCMTGDLDDLLS